From Veillonella dispar, one genomic window encodes:
- a CDS encoding Asp23/Gls24 family envelope stress response protein, which yields MSSDNQLNYGLDMDTIDIADSVIIDVATKTLATIPGIHSLSPRFYDELVEGITHAFGQRSLPGINVKHRKGFIEINIYIKALYGYNLIELSKQLQLEIKQTLKNMLDLDHVKVDVHIEGIVKEKEPTLHGN from the coding sequence ATGAGTTCAGACAATCAATTAAACTACGGATTAGATATGGATACCATAGATATTGCAGACTCTGTCATCATTGATGTAGCAACAAAAACATTGGCTACGATTCCAGGTATTCATTCTTTAAGCCCTCGCTTTTACGATGAATTAGTAGAGGGAATTACACATGCCTTTGGTCAACGCAGTTTACCAGGTATCAATGTTAAACATCGTAAAGGCTTTATTGAAATCAATATTTATATTAAAGCATTGTATGGGTACAATCTAATTGAGTTATCCAAACAATTGCAGTTAGAAATCAAACAAACCTTAAAAAATATGCTTGATCTTGACCATGTTAAGGTAGATGTTCATATTGAAGGTATTGTTAAAGAAAAGGAGCCAACTCTACATGGTAATTAA
- a CDS encoding TlyA family RNA methyltransferase, whose product MSSKERLDILLVNRGLFESREKAKAAIMAGQIFMDTTRIDKAGTKIPVDANIVVKGNTLPYVSRGGLKLEKAIQTYPIDLQDAVMVDIGASTGGFTDCALQNGASKVFAIDVGYNQLAWKLRQDPRVINMEKQNIRTVTPEQLGELVDFISIDVAFISLDKVLPVATTLLKDTGSLVALIKPQFEAGKENVGKGGIVRDPKIHKEVLHRILHVAHDCGLYVHGLTFSPIKGMEGNIEFLGYFKKYEEGALTIDDTLIDTVVAEAHSL is encoded by the coding sequence ATGAGCAGTAAAGAACGTTTAGACATACTCCTTGTTAATCGAGGACTTTTTGAAAGTAGAGAAAAAGCCAAAGCAGCCATAATGGCTGGCCAAATCTTTATGGATACAACGCGTATTGATAAAGCGGGTACAAAAATTCCTGTAGATGCTAATATCGTAGTAAAGGGTAACACCTTACCTTATGTTAGTCGTGGTGGACTAAAGTTAGAAAAGGCTATTCAAACGTATCCTATCGATTTACAGGATGCTGTTATGGTTGATATAGGAGCTAGTACAGGTGGTTTTACAGATTGCGCCCTACAAAATGGTGCATCTAAAGTTTTTGCCATTGACGTAGGCTATAATCAATTGGCTTGGAAGTTACGTCAAGACCCACGTGTTATCAACATGGAAAAGCAAAATATTCGCACTGTCACACCAGAACAATTAGGTGAACTGGTTGACTTTATTTCCATAGATGTAGCATTTATCTCTTTAGATAAAGTATTGCCTGTAGCTACTACATTGTTAAAAGATACAGGCTCCCTCGTTGCTTTAATTAAGCCGCAATTTGAAGCTGGCAAAGAAAATGTTGGCAAAGGTGGTATTGTGCGCGACCCGAAAATCCATAAAGAGGTTTTACATCGTATCTTACACGTTGCTCATGATTGTGGATTATATGTTCATGGATTAACTTTCTCACCAATTAAAGGTATGGAAGGTAATATTGAGTTTTTAGGTTATTTTAAAAAGTACGAAGAAGGGGCTTTAACCATTGATGATACTTTAATCGATACAGTGGTTGCAGAGGCTCATTCATTATAG
- a CDS encoding divergent PAP2 family protein translates to MIDILPQIAHNYIAQAAFWGWFTAQAIKFVWQLVRHGKFRPERLVGSGGFPSSHTSFVIATTTAIYLKNGASDLFILSLVFSIVVMYDASGVRLEAGRQAQILNQIVDYFTKKNIPVVITRKEALKELLGHTPIEVFGGLILGILVACIQFYYIYNGVI, encoded by the coding sequence ATGATTGATATATTACCACAAATAGCACACAACTACATAGCGCAAGCCGCATTTTGGGGTTGGTTTACAGCTCAGGCTATCAAATTCGTATGGCAACTAGTTCGGCATGGTAAATTTCGTCCAGAACGATTAGTCGGATCTGGTGGTTTCCCAAGTTCGCATACATCCTTTGTAATCGCTACAACCACGGCTATATATCTAAAAAATGGAGCATCTGATCTTTTTATTCTATCCTTAGTATTCTCTATCGTAGTCATGTATGATGCATCTGGCGTACGTTTAGAAGCTGGTCGTCAAGCTCAAATTCTAAACCAAATTGTAGATTATTTTACAAAGAAAAACATACCTGTTGTCATTACTCGTAAAGAGGCCTTGAAAGAGTTATTAGGCCATACACCAATAGAGGTATTTGGGGGATTAATTCTTGGCATTCTTGTAGCATGTATTCAATTTTATTATATTTATAATGGTGTCATATGA
- the xseA gene encoding exodeoxyribonuclease VII large subunit, protein MNVLTITQLNNLIKRTLDREYLLKNVYVSGTIINAKRHSSGHMYFSLKDEESAIDVTMWSSTVMQKGLANAIQNGLLVTVKASVNFYNKMGRLNLIASDMQIGSKSPLQLEFDALKRELTALGYFDDSHKQSLPYMASCIGIVTSQSGAVLHDILHVSERRNPLVQFKLFSVPVQGNTVGPVIARGIAAADADPDVDVIIVGRGGGSMEDLWCFNDRSVVEAIYNANTPIISAVGHETDYTLCDYVADARGATPSHAAEMAVLPITTLQDQLSEKEEYLHEFIRYTLQQKRTDLTLLFNRRLGIPALQFLHKQKTHLQELSQSLTNATKERCNTEKHSLALLAQQLESLNPLQMMVKGFAKVEHKDKPITSVTQLHPKDDIRVTLADGYVTATVKEAHKDGRITKKL, encoded by the coding sequence GTGAATGTATTAACCATTACACAATTAAACAATCTTATAAAGCGCACCTTAGACCGTGAATATCTCCTTAAGAATGTCTATGTTAGCGGTACCATTATTAACGCAAAGCGCCATAGTAGTGGCCATATGTATTTCTCGTTAAAAGACGAAGAATCCGCTATTGATGTTACCATGTGGTCTAGCACCGTAATGCAAAAGGGACTTGCTAATGCCATTCAAAATGGATTATTAGTCACTGTAAAAGCATCTGTTAATTTTTACAATAAAATGGGCCGTTTAAATCTTATTGCATCAGATATGCAAATAGGCTCTAAAAGTCCATTACAACTTGAATTTGACGCGTTAAAACGGGAGTTAACGGCGCTAGGATACTTTGATGACAGCCACAAACAAAGTCTTCCGTACATGGCAAGTTGCATAGGCATTGTTACATCTCAATCTGGTGCTGTATTACATGATATTTTACATGTCAGTGAGAGACGTAACCCACTAGTGCAATTTAAATTATTCTCCGTTCCTGTCCAAGGCAATACTGTGGGACCTGTTATTGCAAGAGGTATTGCTGCTGCCGATGCTGATCCCGATGTAGATGTTATCATCGTTGGTCGTGGTGGTGGATCTATGGAAGATCTATGGTGTTTCAATGATAGATCTGTTGTAGAGGCGATTTATAATGCTAATACGCCAATTATTTCAGCAGTAGGTCATGAAACAGATTATACCTTATGTGATTATGTTGCAGATGCTCGTGGAGCAACACCTAGTCATGCTGCAGAAATGGCAGTGCTTCCTATAACGACATTACAAGATCAATTGTCAGAAAAAGAAGAGTATCTACATGAGTTTATACGATATACATTACAACAGAAACGTACCGATTTAACATTGCTCTTTAATCGTAGATTAGGCATTCCAGCTCTACAATTTCTACATAAACAAAAAACACATTTACAAGAGCTTTCACAGTCATTAACCAATGCTACAAAAGAACGATGCAATACAGAGAAACATAGTCTAGCATTGTTAGCTCAACAATTAGAATCTCTTAATCCATTACAAATGATGGTAAAAGGATTTGCAAAGGTTGAACATAAGGATAAACCTATTACGTCTGTTACGCAATTACATCCAAAGGATGATATACGAGTTACACTTGCTGATGGGTATGTTACTGCTACGGTAAAGGAGGCGCACAAAGATGGCCGCATCACTAAAAAGTTATGA
- a CDS encoding Asp23/Gls24 family envelope stress response protein has translation MTKKNTELESGKIKISEDVYATIVTMAALETKGIHHMSSTFNDGVNTFFRRKSDHEGVKISFNDEGAISVTLYVCIQYGYRIPDVALRLQERIKTALVSYTEIEVQTIDVVVQDIVFDDLVTPSQP, from the coding sequence ATGACCAAGAAAAATACTGAACTAGAGTCGGGTAAAATTAAGATTAGTGAAGATGTATATGCTACGATTGTCACCATGGCTGCACTTGAGACAAAGGGCATACATCATATGAGCTCCACCTTTAATGATGGTGTTAATACCTTCTTTAGACGTAAATCTGATCATGAAGGTGTAAAAATATCATTTAATGATGAAGGAGCTATTTCCGTTACATTATATGTGTGTATTCAATATGGATATCGTATTCCGGATGTGGCCTTACGTTTACAAGAACGTATAAAAACAGCTTTAGTTTCTTATACAGAAATTGAAGTGCAAACCATTGATGTAGTGGTACAAGACATTGTATTTGATGATTTAGTAACACCATCACAGCCTTAG
- a CDS encoding polyprenyl synthetase family protein, whose product MFKDYLASSKQHIEQWLGEVLTSPNREFKPLYESMNYSLMQGGKRIRPILSKAVLEMLHKDPADYKEFLCAMECIHTYSLVHDDLPAMDNDDYRRGNLTNHKVYGEGMAILAGDGLLTYAFQLMTANETATAQEKLDAIQCVATAAGPEGMVGGQAFDMLSEDKHIPLEELKVLHRGKTGALFNASVELGLILGNADTATRTALMEYANCLGLLFQITDDILDVTGTIEELGKTPGSDIRQHKSTYVSLLGLDEAKNQASLVGKQAHDALNSVSYDTSILAALIDYLLERTN is encoded by the coding sequence ATGTTCAAAGACTATTTAGCGTCTAGCAAACAACATATTGAACAATGGTTAGGTGAAGTATTAACTAGCCCAAATCGAGAATTTAAACCCCTTTATGAATCTATGAATTACAGTTTAATGCAAGGTGGCAAACGAATCCGACCAATCTTATCTAAAGCTGTATTAGAAATGCTTCATAAAGATCCAGCTGATTATAAGGAATTTCTATGTGCTATGGAGTGTATCCATACATATTCCTTAGTACATGATGATTTACCAGCCATGGATAATGATGATTATCGTAGAGGTAATTTAACAAATCATAAAGTTTATGGTGAAGGTATGGCTATTCTAGCAGGTGACGGTTTATTGACCTATGCCTTTCAATTAATGACCGCTAATGAGACGGCTACAGCGCAGGAAAAACTTGATGCCATTCAATGTGTGGCTACGGCTGCAGGCCCTGAAGGTATGGTCGGAGGTCAAGCCTTCGATATGCTTAGTGAAGATAAACATATACCACTAGAGGAGTTAAAGGTTTTACACCGAGGAAAAACTGGGGCTTTATTTAATGCATCTGTAGAATTAGGGCTCATCTTAGGCAATGCAGATACAGCTACGAGAACAGCACTTATGGAATATGCAAATTGTTTGGGATTGTTATTCCAAATTACTGATGATATTCTAGATGTAACTGGTACTATTGAAGAATTAGGAAAAACACCTGGTAGTGATATTCGCCAACATAAATCTACCTATGTATCTTTACTAGGTTTAGATGAAGCTAAGAATCAAGCTTCCTTAGTTGGTAAACAAGCTCATGATGCACTAAATTCCGTTTCCTATGATACATCTATTCTGGCTGCTCTAATTGATTATCTTTTAGAACGCACTAATTAA
- the xseB gene encoding exodeoxyribonuclease VII small subunit, whose product MAASLKSYEKKYKALEDIVKQLDDGDMTISELLTQYKKGLTLVKECAEMLDSVEDEVQQIIEEVRISE is encoded by the coding sequence ATGGCCGCATCACTAAAAAGTTATGAGAAAAAATATAAAGCCTTAGAGGATATTGTTAAACAATTAGACGATGGTGATATGACTATCTCTGAGCTTTTAACGCAATATAAGAAGGGCTTAACATTAGTAAAAGAATGTGCAGAAATGCTTGATTCTGTAGAAGATGAAGTACAACAAATTATCGAAGAAGTCCGCATCAGCGAATAA
- the efp gene encoding elongation factor P, with amino-acid sequence MISSNDFRPGVTVEIDGNVWQVVDFQHVKPGKGAAFVRTKMKNLQTGSVVERTFNAGEKVPKAHVDRRRMQYLYESDGSYTFMDNETYDQVELNLEQLGDAKNFLLENMEVSIMFFQGIVIGIDLPVAVELRVVETDPGIRGDTATGGNKPAVLETGYTVKVPLFIEVDDVLRIDTRTGQYIERA; translated from the coding sequence ATGATTTCCAGTAATGATTTTCGTCCAGGTGTAACCGTTGAAATCGACGGTAATGTATGGCAAGTAGTTGATTTCCAACACGTTAAACCAGGTAAAGGTGCTGCATTCGTACGTACTAAAATGAAAAATTTGCAAACTGGTTCTGTAGTAGAGCGTACTTTCAATGCAGGTGAAAAAGTGCCTAAAGCACATGTTGATCGTCGTCGTATGCAATATTTGTACGAGTCTGACGGCTCTTACACATTCATGGATAACGAAACATATGATCAAGTTGAACTTAACCTTGAACAATTAGGTGATGCTAAAAACTTCCTTCTTGAAAATATGGAAGTATCCATCATGTTCTTCCAAGGTATCGTAATCGGTATCGATTTACCTGTAGCTGTTGAACTTCGCGTAGTTGAAACAGATCCTGGTATCCGTGGCGATACTGCTACTGGTGGTAACAAACCAGCTGTATTGGAAACAGGCTACACTGTAAAAGTACCTCTCTTCATCGAAGTAGATGATGTACTTCGTATTGATACTCGTACAGGTCAATACATCGAACGTGCCTAA
- the nusB gene encoding transcription antitermination factor NusB → MVIKRNRREARQYAFQMLYANEFHVDQNDVQFPEGHMHKSMDKAYANSIINGVLSASETIDATLQPFCKSRKVENLDKVDRAILRIALWEMTNEADPLEPSIAINEAIQLAKDFGSDSSYKLINAILDAYNKSK, encoded by the coding sequence ATGGTAATTAAGCGAAATCGACGTGAAGCACGTCAATACGCATTTCAAATGTTATATGCTAATGAATTTCATGTTGATCAAAATGATGTGCAGTTTCCAGAAGGGCACATGCATAAATCAATGGATAAAGCCTATGCTAATAGCATCATAAATGGTGTATTATCCGCTTCTGAAACTATCGATGCTACATTACAACCATTCTGTAAATCACGTAAAGTTGAAAACTTGGATAAAGTTGACCGTGCTATTTTACGTATTGCTCTATGGGAAATGACAAATGAAGCTGATCCTTTGGAACCATCTATAGCTATCAACGAAGCTATTCAGTTAGCTAAAGATTTTGGTTCTGATTCTTCCTATAAATTAATCAACGCAATTTTAGATGCATATAATAAGAGTAAATAA
- a CDS encoding metallohydrolase, which translates to MKRYYLGIDTSCYTTSCAIIDSDFHIVGEARKILEVKQGERGLQQSNMVFQHTKALPKLISELPQLPISGIGVSGFPRREENSYMPAFMVGLGYGQSLNHLMNVPLHVFAHQENHILAALRELKTIPSEPFLALHLSGGTTELVYCHYKGEGIFDSHIIGGSKDLQGGQYVDRIGVAMGLPFPAGKHLETLALQTTEYEPLPSSVKEGWISFAGPCSAAMRRITNSMNDIDKSNLARAVFTSIGNALEKMITYHLQNKPVRTLIAVGGVMSNSLLRQRMEHYCRRNHLTLHVAQPQFSVDNATGNAFGAAFLQESRG; encoded by the coding sequence ATGAAACGATATTACTTAGGCATTGATACTAGTTGCTACACTACAAGTTGTGCCATTATAGATAGCGACTTTCACATAGTTGGTGAAGCTCGCAAAATATTAGAGGTCAAACAAGGTGAGCGAGGACTACAACAATCAAATATGGTCTTTCAACATACAAAGGCATTGCCTAAGTTGATATCTGAATTGCCACAGCTTCCTATTAGTGGTATTGGTGTTAGCGGGTTTCCTAGACGTGAGGAAAATTCCTATATGCCTGCTTTTATGGTGGGGCTAGGATACGGACAGTCTCTTAATCATTTGATGAATGTACCGCTACACGTTTTCGCACACCAAGAAAATCATATTTTAGCAGCACTACGAGAATTAAAAACAATTCCCAGTGAACCATTCTTAGCACTTCATTTATCAGGTGGTACTACAGAACTCGTGTATTGTCATTATAAAGGTGAAGGGATATTTGACTCTCATATTATCGGTGGATCTAAGGATTTACAAGGCGGTCAATATGTGGATCGGATTGGTGTAGCTATGGGCTTACCATTTCCTGCTGGCAAACATCTAGAAACATTAGCATTACAAACTACAGAATATGAGCCGTTACCATCTTCAGTAAAAGAAGGTTGGATTAGCTTTGCTGGTCCATGTAGTGCGGCTATGCGACGAATTACAAATTCTATGAATGATATAGATAAGTCTAATTTGGCGAGAGCTGTATTCACCTCCATAGGAAATGCATTAGAAAAAATGATTACCTATCATTTACAAAATAAACCTGTTCGAACATTAATTGCCGTAGGTGGTGTAATGAGCAATAGTTTACTTCGTCAACGTATGGAGCATTATTGTAGACGTAATCATCTTACATTACATGTAGCACAGCCACAATTTTCTGTTGATAATGCCACTGGCAATGCTTTTGGCGCTGCTTTTTTACAAGAATCTAGAGGGTAA